In the genome of Leptolyngbya sp. FACHB-261, one region contains:
- a CDS encoding response regulator transcription factor, translated as MNTVLLVEDSLTDAELMSRYLKQLGISVVCVRSGEEAISKLGFQKPDLIVLDVILPGQSGFELCRELKKNPVTSQIPVVMCSTKSTEVDRIWGNMLGADAYLPKPVDPQQLLTVVRQLIKL; from the coding sequence GTGAACACTGTCTTACTGGTGGAAGATAGCTTGACTGATGCGGAATTGATGTCGCGTTATCTCAAGCAATTGGGGATTTCAGTCGTGTGTGTGCGCAGCGGTGAGGAGGCCATATCGAAGCTGGGCTTTCAAAAGCCGGACCTGATTGTTCTAGATGTAATTCTGCCGGGCCAAAGCGGTTTTGAGCTGTGTCGAGAGCTGAAAAAGAATCCGGTGACCAGCCAAATTCCTGTCGTGATGTGCTCCACTAAGAGCACCGAAGTTGACCGAATTTGGGGCAATATGTTGGGCGCAGATGCCTATTTGCCTAAACCGGTGGACCCTCAACAACTGCTCACAGTTGTCCGACAACTGATTAAGCTTTAG
- a CDS encoding NAD(P)/FAD-dependent oxidoreductase produces MYERLYLEVPTPDLEAVRAWLQREFQPVLAATVSQEQPARTVTPDGIRLALAGGELSIFVWSVQRTTYLKAFRWAQQMLPGEPQLLRELEQQVRRRFPCVYPEPPAFNPDSQSIFEALEQKYPLTVKYFQRFPDGEYDLMRAYWWEQRWRQSVRSPQKPREVVIQGLPPNIEPATSRYDLIYLGGALGVIHAAVMARLGYRVLLLERLPFGRMNREWNISRSEAQSLIEIGLLSEAEFEGLIAREYVDGFNKFFDANNPPQARAPVLHTPTVLNIALDSEKLLRLCGQKLRDLGGEIRDQTEFEQVYSHATGAVVAARHLPTGELAYYQGRLVVDAMGTASPIAWQLNWELNGGKAFDSVCPTVGAVIADGFEPGVWDSRYGDVLYSHGDISRGRQLIWELFPGEGKDLTFYLFHYHQVHPDNPGSLLEMYEDFFAILPEYRRCDLDQLVWKKATFGYIPGHFSTGATSRRVGFDRLIAVGDAAALQSPLVFTGFGSLVRNLPRLTELLDTALKYDLLASGELDRIRAYQSNVAVTWLFSKGMMVPTGKHLPPARVNSMLNTFFGILAGESPEIADAFIKDRAGWLAFNRMAIRAAFTNPALLPWIWELAGPRDALRWLVSYLSFTWNALLNVLLAGWVPPFLRWMQRWIEPQNPLLWFRLLAWSYWLTYGAGQPGSGFSVNRSKLPEVYRQGSLPTVAKADTP; encoded by the coding sequence ATGTACGAGCGACTGTATCTAGAAGTTCCTACCCCCGATCTTGAGGCGGTTCGGGCCTGGCTCCAGCGAGAGTTTCAGCCAGTTTTGGCTGCTACGGTAAGCCAAGAGCAGCCAGCTCGAACGGTGACTCCTGACGGAATCCGGCTTGCCCTTGCAGGCGGGGAATTAAGCATCTTTGTTTGGTCTGTGCAGCGCACTACCTACTTAAAAGCATTTCGCTGGGCTCAGCAGATGCTGCCGGGAGAACCCCAGCTTTTGAGGGAGCTTGAGCAGCAGGTGCGTCGTCGCTTCCCCTGCGTATATCCAGAGCCTCCCGCCTTCAATCCGGACAGCCAGTCGATTTTTGAAGCGCTTGAGCAAAAATACCCACTTACCGTTAAGTATTTTCAAAGATTTCCTGACGGTGAATATGATTTGATGCGGGCTTACTGGTGGGAGCAACGCTGGCGTCAAAGTGTGCGCTCTCCCCAAAAGCCGCGTGAAGTGGTGATTCAAGGACTGCCGCCCAATATTGAGCCTGCAACCTCTCGATACGACCTGATCTACCTGGGCGGTGCCCTCGGGGTCATTCATGCGGCAGTGATGGCCCGGCTCGGATACCGCGTGCTGTTGTTGGAGCGCTTGCCCTTTGGTCGGATGAACCGGGAGTGGAATATCTCGCGGTCTGAAGCTCAGAGTCTGATTGAAATCGGCCTGTTAAGTGAGGCTGAATTTGAGGGCTTGATCGCCCGTGAATATGTAGATGGCTTCAATAAATTCTTTGATGCCAATAATCCGCCTCAAGCTCGGGCCCCCGTCTTACATACGCCCACGGTTTTAAACATTGCGCTCGATTCTGAGAAGCTGTTGCGGTTGTGCGGTCAAAAACTACGCGACTTAGGTGGCGAGATCCGCGATCAGACTGAGTTTGAGCAGGTTTATAGCCACGCCACAGGAGCGGTAGTGGCGGCGCGGCACCTGCCCACCGGTGAACTGGCTTATTATCAAGGGCGCTTAGTGGTCGATGCGATGGGTACTGCCTCTCCCATTGCTTGGCAGCTCAATTGGGAACTCAATGGTGGCAAAGCTTTTGACAGCGTTTGCCCCACGGTTGGTGCAGTGATTGCTGATGGTTTTGAGCCGGGGGTTTGGGACTCGCGCTACGGCGATGTGCTCTACAGTCACGGCGATATTTCGCGGGGACGCCAGTTGATTTGGGAGCTGTTTCCTGGCGAGGGCAAGGACCTGACCTTCTACCTGTTCCACTACCACCAAGTGCACCCCGACAATCCTGGCTCGCTGCTGGAAATGTACGAAGACTTTTTCGCAATTTTGCCGGAGTATCGTCGTTGCGATCTGGACCAATTGGTCTGGAAAAAAGCGACCTTCGGTTACATTCCAGGACATTTCAGTACTGGAGCCACTTCGCGGCGGGTGGGATTTGACCGACTGATTGCAGTTGGGGATGCGGCGGCTTTGCAATCGCCCCTAGTCTTTACCGGCTTTGGCTCACTGGTGCGCAATCTGCCCCGTCTGACTGAGCTGCTAGACACAGCCTTGAAGTACGACCTGTTAGCCTCTGGCGAACTGGACCGCATCCGTGCCTACCAAAGCAACGTCGCCGTCACCTGGCTGTTCTCCAAAGGCATGATGGTCCCTACCGGCAAGCATTTGCCACCTGCACGGGTGAACTCAATGCTCAATACCTTCTTCGGCATTTTGGCCGGGGAGTCGCCTGAGATTGCCGATGCCTTTATTAAAGATCGCGCTGGTTGGCTGGCCTTCAACCGCATGGCGATCCGGGCTGCCTTCACCAACCCAGCTCTGCTGCCCTGGATTTGGGAATTGGCTGGACCGAGAGATGCTCTGCGCTGGCTGGTTAGCTATCTAAGCTTTACTTGGAATGCTCTGCTAAATGTGTTGCTGGCTGGTTGGGTTCCGCCATTTCTGCGCTGGATGCAGCGCTGGATCGAGCCGCAAAATCCGCTGCTCTGGTTCCGCTTGCTGGCTTGGAGCTACTGGCTCACCTATGGGGCCGGTCAACCTGGATCAGGCTTTTCTGTGAATCGCTCCAAGTTACCGGAGGTCTACCGTCAGGGTAGCTTGCCCACGGTTGCTAAGGCTGATACGCCCTAA
- a CDS encoding hybrid sensor histidine kinase/response regulator gives MNADPSIRDQTYAFFLMEAPELLQTIEQELLNLREGYSIAKVHTLMRMTHTLKGASASVGLETVKTVAHSLENVFKSLYNPDVVIDLELEALLFQGYECLRLPLMAEFTGSAINEAEIFDRAAAVFTQLQSRLGDCFDEEAQIPTSAELGFDVTQSIFETGVSKRLEQLATTVAQAESLDSSNGSDGIIALSLRTQAEVFVGLAESLNLPGFGSIAQAALQSLDANPDQALTIAQLALADFQQGQAAVLAGDRDCGGAVSPALQALIVPTQPVAAEVAAETLETPSLEDIFSSLTAEVSQWPVEESSELPPEGWALEAQPLEQLLDPTWLDPTQPDSTQADESWLDPTQPDSTRSNQIEADQIQQDSTWPDQSWPDQTPAPSLSSFEPQVGEGLESLETLLSDLEPGFQPPPPPTAAPQAASFSPSPASQPQEASAPAQSVRVELERLERLNYLAGELLTNQNRQALGNEQSQSSVQALLQQLQRHQQTLSQLRDWADRLVTKPQRQPVKTLAGAQQAPFYRFDSLEMDPYSEFHVLLQSAWEETVQLEEAAEGIDFHVQQSSQVLDQQRRLLTNTQDDLVAARMLPLGTIFNRFPRLLQQLAAVHDKPVELHLHGSEVLVDKAIAEKLYDPLLHLVRNAFDHGIEPRQVRLQHNKPVAGQIHIHAYHQGRKTIIEVSDDGQGINPEQIRRRALEVNWLAAEELDHLSNEQVSILLFEPGFSTAAQVSDLSGRGIGLDVVRSQLQSLQGSVTVRSQLQQGTTFSLQIPLSLTISRLFVCQAGGAVYAFTADALEQIVMPEAEQIQLWQGQRVLDWYKGEDEHPVPLHQLANLLPYSSPLPESQTQGIALYASSETLLPKPLLLLQSGIHSLGLEVDQILGEQDLVIRSVSTALIAPPSYVSGCSVLADGRLALVLDGAALIHYVLEQAAVAAPSQAPGQLVQLPGQLPGQLPGQLVSQLVGSPEASPSAPAPPSSASAALPPGQLAQPPLLKELPKAPANGRPTILVVDDSITLRQSLALTLQKANYLIVQARDGQEALEQLRRHAVSLMICDVEMPRLNGFELLSYRAQDPALSQIPVIMLTSRSSNRHRQMALELGANAYLTKPYLEQGLLETVTNTLNYDHHGLVSR, from the coding sequence ATGAACGCTGACCCCAGCATTCGAGATCAGACTTACGCCTTCTTCTTGATGGAAGCACCGGAGCTGTTGCAAACCATCGAGCAGGAGCTTCTCAATTTGCGGGAGGGCTACAGCATTGCCAAAGTGCACACCCTCATGCGCATGACCCACACCCTCAAAGGGGCTTCTGCCAGCGTGGGGCTTGAGACGGTCAAAACGGTGGCTCATTCCCTGGAAAATGTCTTCAAGTCGCTCTATAACCCAGATGTGGTTATTGACCTAGAGTTGGAGGCTCTACTGTTTCAAGGCTATGAATGCTTGCGATTGCCGCTGATGGCGGAGTTCACCGGCAGTGCAATCAATGAGGCAGAAATTTTTGACCGAGCTGCGGCTGTGTTTACACAACTTCAGAGCCGGTTAGGTGATTGTTTCGATGAGGAAGCGCAGATTCCAACCTCTGCCGAATTGGGTTTTGATGTTACCCAATCAATCTTCGAAACTGGAGTGAGCAAGCGCTTAGAGCAATTAGCCACTACTGTGGCGCAAGCCGAGAGCTTAGATAGCTCAAATGGCTCGGATGGGATCATTGCCTTAAGCCTGCGCACTCAAGCCGAGGTCTTTGTTGGTCTAGCAGAGTCTTTAAACTTGCCAGGATTCGGCAGCATTGCGCAAGCTGCGCTTCAGTCGCTCGACGCCAACCCTGATCAAGCGCTGACGATTGCTCAACTAGCTCTAGCTGATTTCCAGCAGGGACAGGCGGCTGTACTGGCGGGGGACCGGGACTGTGGTGGGGCTGTATCGCCAGCACTGCAAGCCTTAATCGTTCCTACTCAGCCTGTCGCCGCAGAGGTGGCAGCAGAGACTTTAGAAACTCCCAGCCTGGAGGATATCTTTAGTAGCTTGACGGCTGAGGTGAGCCAGTGGCCTGTGGAGGAAAGCTCTGAGCTACCGCCTGAAGGTTGGGCTTTAGAGGCACAGCCTTTGGAGCAACTGCTCGACCCGACTTGGTTAGACCCAACACAGCCTGACTCAACACAGGCCGACGAATCCTGGCTAGATCCAACACAGCCTGACTCAACACGGTCCAACCAAATAGAGGCCGACCAAATACAGCAAGATTCAACTTGGCCGGACCAAAGCTGGCCAGATCAAACGCCAGCGCCGAGTCTGTCCAGTTTTGAGCCACAGGTCGGAGAGGGCCTAGAGAGCCTGGAGACTCTGTTATCAGACCTAGAGCCAGGCTTTCAGCCCCCGCCCCCACCAACCGCAGCGCCCCAAGCAGCCAGCTTCAGTCCTAGTCCGGCATCTCAACCCCAAGAGGCCAGCGCCCCAGCTCAGAGCGTGCGGGTCGAGCTAGAGCGATTGGAACGCCTAAACTACCTGGCCGGTGAACTGCTGACCAACCAGAACCGCCAAGCTCTTGGCAATGAGCAAAGCCAGAGTTCAGTTCAGGCATTGCTGCAGCAATTGCAGCGACACCAGCAAACCCTGAGTCAGCTCCGCGACTGGGCAGACCGATTAGTAACCAAACCGCAACGGCAACCGGTCAAAACCCTAGCAGGGGCACAGCAGGCTCCCTTCTATCGCTTCGACAGCCTTGAAATGGATCCCTACAGCGAATTTCATGTGCTTCTACAGAGTGCGTGGGAAGAAACTGTGCAACTCGAAGAAGCCGCTGAGGGAATTGACTTTCACGTTCAACAATCCAGTCAAGTCTTAGACCAGCAGCGCCGCCTACTCACCAACACTCAAGACGATTTAGTTGCAGCGCGAATGTTGCCCTTGGGCACGATTTTTAATCGCTTTCCTCGCCTGTTGCAACAACTCGCCGCTGTGCACGACAAACCTGTTGAGCTGCATCTTCACGGCAGTGAGGTTTTGGTCGATAAAGCCATTGCTGAAAAACTTTATGATCCCTTGCTACATTTAGTCCGCAATGCCTTTGACCACGGAATTGAACCGCGTCAAGTCCGATTGCAACACAACAAACCAGTCGCCGGACAAATCCATATCCACGCCTATCACCAGGGTAGAAAGACAATCATCGAAGTCAGCGATGATGGGCAAGGAATTAATCCGGAACAGATCCGCCGCCGAGCGCTCGAAGTGAACTGGTTAGCGGCAGAGGAGCTAGATCATCTCTCTAACGAGCAGGTCTCAATTTTACTGTTTGAACCTGGCTTCTCCACGGCGGCCCAGGTTAGTGATTTATCTGGGCGTGGTATTGGCTTGGATGTTGTTCGATCGCAATTACAATCCCTGCAAGGTTCGGTGACGGTGCGTTCACAGTTGCAACAGGGAACGACCTTTTCGTTGCAAATTCCTCTCAGCTTGACCATTTCTCGGTTGTTTGTTTGTCAGGCTGGCGGGGCAGTTTACGCCTTTACTGCCGATGCCCTAGAGCAGATTGTGATGCCAGAAGCAGAGCAGATTCAACTCTGGCAAGGACAAAGAGTTTTGGATTGGTACAAGGGCGAAGATGAGCATCCAGTTCCCCTGCATCAACTGGCCAACCTCCTGCCATATAGTTCACCTTTGCCTGAGAGCCAGACCCAAGGTATTGCTCTCTATGCCAGCAGTGAGACGTTGCTACCCAAACCGCTGCTGCTGTTGCAATCAGGAATTCACAGCTTGGGGCTAGAAGTTGACCAAATTCTAGGCGAACAAGATCTAGTCATCCGGTCGGTGAGTACGGCTCTGATTGCGCCCCCTAGTTATGTTTCTGGTTGTAGTGTCTTGGCGGATGGGCGTTTAGCGCTGGTCCTGGATGGTGCCGCACTCATTCATTACGTCTTAGAGCAAGCAGCAGTGGCTGCTCCGTCGCAAGCGCCGGGTCAGTTAGTGCAATTACCGGGCCAGTTGCCGGGTCAATTGCCAGGTCAATTAGTAAGCCAATTAGTGGGCTCACCTGAGGCGTCCCCGTCTGCTCCTGCTCCTCCTAGTTCTGCTTCTGCTGCGCTTCCTCCGGGGCAACTGGCCCAGCCCCCTCTGTTGAAGGAATTGCCTAAGGCACCAGCCAATGGACGACCCACAATCCTGGTAGTCGATGACTCGATTACGCTGCGCCAAAGCCTCGCCTTAACGCTGCAAAAGGCGAACTACCTGATTGTGCAAGCTCGGGATGGTCAAGAAGCCTTGGAGCAACTGCGACGACATGCGGTGAGTTTGATGATCTGCGATGTTGAAATGCCGCGCCTCAACGGTTTTGAACTCTTGAGCTATCGAGCCCAAGATCCTGCCTTGAGCCAAATTCCTGTGATCATGTTGACCTCCCGCAGCAGCAACCGGCACCGTCAGATGGCACTGGAATTAGGCGCTAACGCCTATCTCACCAAGCCCTACCTAGAGCAGGGCCTTCTAGAGACTGTTACAAATACCTTGAACTACGACCATCACGGCCTGGTTTCAAGATGA
- a CDS encoding DUF2103 domain-containing protein, whose translation MSGRVVLNHSTHVPGLIPILHELARRDGIQTITPGVLSSARAQAPRLILRISTPIRGGFKLQARKGKTVQEVFVITRLSQVDLESAVAQVLDR comes from the coding sequence ATGAGCGGCCGGGTTGTACTCAACCACTCCACCCATGTTCCCGGCCTGATTCCGATTTTGCATGAACTAGCCCGTCGGGATGGCATTCAAACCATCACACCTGGCGTGCTCAGTTCTGCTCGGGCTCAGGCCCCTCGCTTGATTCTGCGTATCTCAACACCGATTCGAGGCGGCTTCAAGCTTCAAGCCCGTAAGGGAAAGACGGTGCAGGAAGTGTTTGTGATTACTCGCCTGAGCCAAGTTGACTTGGAAAGTGCCGTGGCGCAGGTGCTCGATCGCTAA
- a CDS encoding chemotaxis protein CheW, whose protein sequence is MSNSVKQALSVNPTSPLERAADLDATLASVAADPGESEQKFLRFRLGQDTALLAVDVITQVLKIASSEILPVPQMPGCVLGLYNWRGEMLWLVDLDQFLGLPQALSTVEAWATRMVITVQIRNQVLGLVVPQVNDIEPHEIRQIQPATAALFPSRLLPFIQGYLTESGSAVLDVVAIARAPLWQTCHR, encoded by the coding sequence ATGTCGAATTCTGTTAAGCAGGCACTATCTGTAAATCCTACCTCGCCTTTAGAACGGGCTGCAGATCTGGACGCAACTCTAGCGTCTGTAGCAGCTGATCCTGGAGAATCTGAACAAAAATTCTTACGCTTTCGCCTAGGGCAAGATACCGCCTTGCTCGCTGTGGATGTGATTACACAGGTACTCAAGATCGCTAGCTCAGAAATCTTGCCAGTGCCGCAGATGCCCGGTTGTGTCCTGGGCCTTTACAACTGGCGAGGGGAGATGCTGTGGCTAGTCGATTTAGACCAGTTTCTAGGCTTACCTCAGGCTCTGTCCACTGTGGAAGCTTGGGCAACTCGGATGGTGATCACGGTGCAGATCCGCAACCAAGTTCTAGGCTTAGTGGTGCCGCAAGTCAATGACATTGAGCCGCATGAAATTCGGCAAATTCAGCCTGCTACTGCTGCTCTTTTCCCATCCAGACTTTTGCCCTTTATCCAGGGGTACTTGACTGAATCTGGCAGCGCCGTTCTTGATGTTGTTGCGATCGCTCGGGCTCCTCTCTGGCAGACTTGTCATCGCTAA
- a CDS encoding GAF domain-containing protein → MSMLHQSEATSKPIDGTNGTNGTNGTNGTQNLANPSSPFQQISAVVSSLKSELEKTAEPEKSALELKVTQIENFIAGVRKQFLASWTEATERQLKAEREKLLSITRHLGQGQDLDNLLKLTAAEIRHYLQADRVLIYRLSSESQGTVIAEAVSRKWAPSLGETLPVLCFGADQAAEYEQQVVAISNIYAAELSPYQLKLLEELQVKASLSLPIWFEGQIWGLLVVQQCAAPRRWEEAEINLLYQVATRLTVALQPLEFRAKLQLQTQQEQSVTKILNKIRQSLDLEAIFKTTTQEVRNLLRADRVAIYRFDANWSGEFISESVGASWVKLVGPNIKTIWEDSHLQETQGGRYRHHETFAVNDIHQAGHSLCHVEILEQFEVRAYLIVPLFEDEKLWGLLGVYQNSGPRNWEKSEIYLLEQIVAQFNAALKQITYLEQLKAQSKQLKQVAEREQAATKVIDKIRQAQDIDTIFRTTAQEVRQLLGVERLAIYKFRPDYFGDFVVESESGGWPKLVGSGWEDPYLNEHQGGRFRSNEPLVVDDVYTAGLTDCHVEALENFGVKSCLVVAIVQGQKLWGLLSAFQHSGPRHWEEEEVKLLTQIGTQLGVALQQTEYLDQLRAQSTQLAKVAERERLVSKVIDKIRRTLDLDIIFKTTTKEVRSLLQAERVVVYRFEPDWSGKFVAESVASGWMSLLQDKQENGTFEANISECSAKYLGQDQLRPVDTYLQDTKGGAYGRGARFKVVNDIYQAGFPGCYLDVLERYEARAYVIVPILQGNKLWGLLAAYQNSGPRQWEELDVNVMVQIGTQFGVALQQAEYLEQLRLKSQQLAEAAEREKAAKEQLQNHAVQVLASVRPVLGGDLTVRAPVTEDEVGTIADAYNTTIQSLRQVVMQMQTAAANVSLTSRSSKVALEGLSNQASQQFREIAQTLEQIQLMSGSTQAVSASAQQVKVAVQQANQTVHAGDVAMNRTVDGILEIRETVAETGKKIKRLSESSQKIFKVVSLISNFTAQTQLLALNASIEATRAGEYGRSFAVVADEVRSLARQSAAATTDIEKLVQEIQSETSAVAAAMETGIQRVVAGTDLVNETRQSLNDIVAATAKISQLVEDITQTALLQNEQAQSVTQSMTAVAEIANKTSGDSAEISASFNALLATADELQVSVGQFKVNQ, encoded by the coding sequence ATGTCCATGCTGCATCAGTCTGAAGCCACTTCAAAGCCAATCGATGGCACTAACGGCACTAACGGCACTAATGGCACTAATGGCACTCAGAACCTAGCGAATCCTAGCTCCCCTTTTCAACAAATCAGTGCTGTTGTTTCCTCGCTCAAATCAGAGCTGGAGAAAACGGCAGAGCCAGAGAAGTCTGCTTTAGAACTTAAAGTTACACAAATTGAAAATTTTATCGCTGGTGTCCGCAAGCAGTTTCTGGCCAGTTGGACCGAAGCCACTGAACGACAACTGAAAGCGGAGCGGGAAAAACTGCTGTCCATTACGCGGCACTTGGGGCAGGGCCAAGATCTGGACAATTTGCTGAAGCTAACGGCAGCTGAGATCCGCCATTATTTGCAAGCGGATCGGGTGCTGATCTATCGTCTCAGTTCCGAAAGCCAGGGCACAGTCATCGCCGAGGCGGTCAGCCGGAAGTGGGCACCATCGCTCGGTGAAACCTTGCCAGTTCTTTGTTTTGGCGCTGACCAAGCCGCGGAATATGAGCAGCAAGTCGTCGCCATCAGTAATATCTATGCGGCTGAGCTTAGCCCCTACCAGTTGAAACTGCTGGAGGAACTGCAAGTCAAGGCTAGCTTGAGTCTACCGATTTGGTTTGAAGGTCAAATCTGGGGCTTGCTTGTGGTCCAGCAATGCGCTGCGCCGCGCCGTTGGGAGGAAGCAGAGATCAATCTGCTCTACCAGGTTGCAACCAGGCTAACGGTTGCCTTGCAGCCGCTGGAATTTCGCGCCAAACTGCAACTTCAGACTCAACAAGAACAGTCGGTTACGAAGATCCTGAACAAAATCAGGCAATCCCTTGACTTAGAGGCTATCTTCAAGACGACTACTCAAGAAGTTCGCAATCTATTACGGGCTGACCGCGTTGCTATTTACCGTTTCGATGCCAACTGGAGCGGCGAATTTATCTCAGAATCTGTGGGCGCTAGTTGGGTGAAACTGGTTGGACCGAATATCAAAACAATTTGGGAAGACAGCCATTTACAGGAAACGCAGGGGGGCCGCTATCGGCATCATGAAACCTTTGCGGTCAATGATATTCATCAGGCAGGCCACTCACTCTGCCACGTTGAGATCTTGGAGCAGTTTGAGGTCCGAGCTTACCTGATTGTGCCGCTTTTTGAGGATGAAAAGCTTTGGGGTTTGCTAGGGGTTTACCAAAACTCTGGCCCACGCAACTGGGAGAAATCAGAGATCTATTTGCTAGAGCAAATCGTTGCCCAATTCAACGCTGCCTTGAAGCAAATTACATACCTGGAACAGCTCAAAGCGCAGTCTAAGCAGCTCAAGCAGGTTGCCGAACGGGAACAAGCAGCCACCAAGGTCATTGACAAGATTCGTCAAGCTCAAGACATCGACACTATCTTCAGAACCACAGCGCAAGAAGTTCGGCAACTGTTGGGGGTAGAGCGTTTAGCGATCTACAAATTCCGCCCAGACTACTTCGGCGATTTTGTGGTGGAGTCTGAGTCCGGCGGCTGGCCGAAACTAGTGGGTAGTGGCTGGGAAGATCCCTATCTCAACGAACACCAAGGCGGTAGGTTCCGCAGCAACGAACCGCTAGTCGTTGATGACGTTTACACTGCGGGTCTGACCGACTGCCACGTTGAAGCTCTAGAGAACTTCGGCGTTAAATCTTGTTTGGTCGTTGCTATTGTTCAAGGGCAAAAACTTTGGGGACTGCTGTCGGCCTTCCAGCATAGTGGGCCTCGGCATTGGGAAGAAGAAGAAGTCAAACTGCTGACGCAAATCGGCACCCAGTTAGGCGTAGCTTTGCAACAAACTGAATACCTGGATCAACTGCGAGCCCAGTCCACACAACTAGCTAAAGTCGCCGAACGAGAGCGCTTAGTCTCTAAAGTCATTGACAAGATCCGCAGAACCCTTGACCTTGATATCATTTTCAAAACCACCACCAAAGAAGTTCGCAGTCTGCTCCAAGCTGAACGGGTAGTAGTTTATCGGTTTGAGCCAGATTGGAGCGGGAAGTTTGTAGCTGAGTCTGTTGCTAGTGGTTGGATGTCTCTCCTACAAGATAAACAGGAGAACGGCACGTTTGAAGCAAATATCTCGGAGTGCAGTGCTAAATACCTGGGTCAAGACCAGCTCAGACCAGTAGACACCTATTTACAAGATACTAAAGGCGGTGCCTACGGCAGAGGAGCCCGTTTTAAGGTTGTCAATGACATTTATCAAGCGGGCTTTCCAGGCTGCTACTTAGATGTATTGGAACGGTATGAAGCCCGAGCCTATGTCATTGTGCCAATTCTTCAAGGGAACAAACTCTGGGGGCTGTTGGCGGCTTATCAAAACTCTGGCCCCCGACAATGGGAAGAGCTAGATGTCAATGTGATGGTGCAAATCGGCACTCAGTTCGGCGTCGCTTTGCAACAGGCAGAATACCTCGAACAACTGCGACTAAAGTCACAGCAACTTGCTGAGGCTGCAGAGCGAGAAAAAGCAGCCAAAGAGCAACTTCAGAACCACGCTGTTCAGGTGTTGGCTTCTGTGCGTCCAGTTCTAGGTGGCGACCTGACGGTGCGAGCACCAGTCACCGAGGATGAAGTGGGCACAATTGCCGACGCCTACAACACAACCATTCAAAGCCTGCGCCAAGTTGTGATGCAAATGCAAACGGCGGCGGCCAATGTGTCGCTGACCTCGCGCAGTAGCAAAGTGGCTTTAGAAGGCTTGTCCAATCAAGCGTCTCAGCAGTTTCGAGAGATTGCTCAAACTCTTGAGCAGATCCAACTCATGAGTGGCTCAACTCAGGCAGTATCAGCCAGCGCGCAACAGGTCAAAGTGGCAGTTCAGCAGGCCAATCAGACGGTACATGCCGGTGATGTCGCCATGAACCGCACGGTCGATGGCATTTTAGAAATCCGTGAAACGGTGGCTGAAACAGGCAAGAAAATCAAGCGTCTGAGCGAATCCTCCCAGAAGATTTTCAAGGTCGTGAGCCTGATTAGCAACTTCACAGCGCAAACTCAATTGCTGGCGCTGAACGCTTCGATTGAAGCTACCCGTGCCGGTGAGTATGGGCGTAGTTTCGCTGTGGTGGCGGATGAGGTTCGTTCTTTAGCGCGGCAATCTGCAGCTGCAACCACCGACATCGAGAAGCTGGTGCAGGAGATTCAAAGCGAAACCAGTGCGGTTGCGGCGGCGATGGAAACGGGGATTCAGCGAGTCGTGGCTGGAACTGATTTGGTCAACGAAACTCGCCAAAGTCTAAACGATATCGTCGCGGCCACAGCCAAGATTAGCCAACTCGTTGAGGACATCACCCAAACGGCACTTCTACAAAATGAGCAGGCGCAATCGGTTACCCAATCGATGACCGCAGTGGCGGAAATTGCCAACAAAACTTCTGGAGACTCCGCTGAAATCTCTGCCTCCTTCAACGCGTTGCTGGCGACGGCGGATGAGCTGCAAGTCAGTGTGGGCCAGTTCAAAGTCAACCAATAA